The Streptomyces sp. RKAG293 genome includes a region encoding these proteins:
- a CDS encoding energy-coupling factor transporter transmembrane component T, with translation MSGVPLSVEPSSGSAPRRAPGGAGRRLPRLLHPVAWWIWAIGLATAVSRTTNPLLLLLVLAVLGFVVTARRTEAPWARGFKYYLWLALTVVAIRVVFRCVFASGITPADHLLFSLPHIPTPAWYAGIQIGGPVSLEATLSAATDGLRLACLLCCIGAANTLANPKRALRVLPGALYELGVAVTVSISVAPQLVDSVQRVSRARRLRAGRAKGFRALRGIAIPVLEDALERSLHLAAAMDSRGYGRAGTATRASRRATGALMLLGMCGLCAGVYGLLDGTAPKALGLPALLVGSLLCCAGLALGGRRVRRTSYRPDPWRLAEWIVAGCGLASAVLLFTTAGYSAAELNPSLYPLSWPTLPAVPAVAVLIAGVAGVAAPPPGRAPAGPRTTAAATEPSRRTDRATPTEVTL, from the coding sequence ATGAGCGGGGTCCCGCTCTCCGTGGAACCGTCCTCCGGCTCCGCCCCGCGCCGCGCGCCGGGCGGGGCCGGCCGTCGGCTGCCGCGCCTGCTGCACCCGGTGGCGTGGTGGATCTGGGCGATCGGGCTGGCCACCGCGGTCAGCAGGACCACCAATCCGCTGCTGCTCCTGCTGGTGCTGGCGGTGCTGGGTTTCGTGGTCACCGCCCGGCGCACCGAAGCGCCCTGGGCGCGGGGCTTCAAGTACTACCTGTGGCTGGCGCTGACGGTGGTCGCGATCCGGGTGGTGTTCCGCTGTGTCTTCGCGAGCGGCATCACCCCCGCCGACCACCTGCTGTTCTCGCTCCCCCACATCCCGACCCCCGCCTGGTACGCCGGGATCCAGATCGGCGGCCCGGTCTCGCTGGAGGCCACGCTGTCCGCGGCCACGGACGGCCTGCGGCTCGCGTGTCTGCTGTGCTGCATCGGGGCCGCGAACACCCTGGCCAACCCGAAACGGGCGCTGCGGGTGCTGCCGGGCGCGCTGTACGAGCTCGGGGTGGCGGTGACCGTGTCGATCAGCGTCGCCCCCCAACTCGTCGACAGCGTCCAGCGGGTGAGCCGGGCCCGGCGGCTGCGGGCCGGCCGGGCCAAGGGGTTCCGGGCGCTGCGCGGTATCGCCATTCCGGTGCTGGAGGACGCCCTGGAGCGTTCTCTGCACCTGGCGGCGGCCATGGACTCCCGGGGCTACGGCCGCGCCGGCACGGCGACCCGCGCTTCGCGCCGGGCCACCGGGGCGCTGATGCTGCTGGGCATGTGCGGGCTGTGCGCGGGCGTCTACGGGCTGCTCGACGGGACCGCGCCGAAGGCGCTGGGGCTGCCCGCACTGCTCGTCGGCTCCCTGCTGTGCTGCGCGGGCCTGGCACTGGGCGGCCGGCGGGTGCGGCGGACGAGCTACCGGCCCGACCCCTGGCGGCTCGCGGAATGGATCGTCGCGGGCTGCGGTCTGGCCTCCGCCGTCCTGCTGTTCACCACCGCCGGCTACAGCGCGGCCGAACTCAATCCGTCCCTCTACCCGTTGAGCTGGCCGACGCTGCCGGCCGTCCCCGCGGTCGCGGTCCTGATCGCCGGCGTCGCCGGGGTCGCGGCGCCACCGCCCGGCCGCGCCCCGGCCGGCCCCCGGACGACCGCCGCCGCCACGGAGCCGTCCCGGCGGACCGACCGTGCCACTCCTACCGAGGTGACCCTGTGA